From the Butyrivibrio fibrisolvens genome, one window contains:
- a CDS encoding transglycosylase domain-containing protein: MNYGKEGVRKQESALRNGTGRWGKKFGTILFKVFLLAILSVVILLISAGLGAFQGIIDSSPDISNIDVTPSGFSTFVYDSEGNQIAKLVSTDSNRIPVTLDMVPKDLQNAFVAIEDARFYDHNGIDIQGIIRAGYVAVTTGSFSEGASTITQQLIKNNVFTGWTEEDTLVAKFKRKIQEQYLAIQLEKTMSKEDILLNYMNTINLGQNTLGVQAASLRYFNKSVSELTLSECAVIAGITQNPSKFNPITHPDKNAERREKVLGNMLDFGFITQTQYDEAMADDPYSRIQVVDSETEDNTVNSYFVDALTDVVLDDLVEAGYTETQAYSLLYSGGLKIYSTMDPKIQGICDEVFQDESNFPSNTSYLLDYALTTKNAAGEYINYSDEMMETYFKQSNKSFDLTFSSTEAAEEAIEQYKAEVVGEDETIIDEKYTLTPQPQVSLTIEDQATGYIVAMEGGRGTKTASRTLNRATDVKRQPGSAFKVLAAYAPALDSAGYTLATVINDAPFNYSNGTPVRNWYNSYRGLSTLRSGIRDSMNVVTVKLMTLITPQLGYDYLVNKFHISTLVEREERNGKVYSDIQQTLCLGGITYGVKNIEINSAYATIANGGYYIKPKLYTKIVDHDGNVIIDNTSIEGEQVLKETTAFLLTSAMQDVVTSGTGTAVNFGGTAIAAKTGTTSDENDVWLCGFTNYYTATCWAGYDNNEDLSTSEETHLAKTLWRKVMSQIHEDLPSASFSVPSGITTATVCKDSGLLPTSGLCDGSLGTEYFENGTVPTESCNVHIYQTICNYSGLAATDLCPFKVQQVVTVIPEEPDILKQSAGSGAGSSTLVDPNVLCPHNESFFAQPNAQEILVQQNQEIINRNAAAAGVDPNATVDPNAAADPNAATTDPNATGTTPEPATTEATPPTDDQQNGG; the protein is encoded by the coding sequence ATGAATTATGGTAAAGAAGGCGTCAGAAAGCAAGAATCTGCGCTTCGTAACGGAACCGGACGATGGGGCAAAAAGTTCGGAACTATTTTGTTCAAAGTGTTCCTGCTTGCTATACTTTCTGTAGTTATATTACTTATAAGTGCCGGCCTTGGCGCATTTCAGGGTATCATTGATTCATCCCCTGATATAAGCAATATTGATGTAACTCCTTCAGGATTCAGTACATTCGTATATGATTCTGAAGGTAATCAGATAGCTAAGCTCGTATCTACAGATTCAAACCGTATTCCTGTAACTCTGGATATGGTACCAAAGGATCTTCAGAATGCTTTTGTAGCTATCGAGGATGCTCGTTTTTATGATCACAACGGAATTGATATCCAAGGTATCATCCGTGCCGGATATGTTGCAGTAACTACAGGATCTTTTTCCGAAGGTGCTTCGACTATCACACAGCAGCTTATCAAGAACAATGTCTTCACTGGTTGGACCGAAGAGGACACCCTTGTAGCCAAGTTCAAGCGTAAGATACAAGAACAATACCTTGCTATCCAGCTTGAAAAAACAATGTCCAAGGAAGATATACTTCTAAACTATATGAACACCATCAACCTTGGTCAGAACACGCTTGGTGTTCAGGCAGCCTCACTTCGATATTTTAATAAATCTGTCAGTGAGCTGACTCTCTCAGAATGTGCTGTTATCGCCGGTATCACTCAGAACCCGAGTAAATTCAACCCAATAACTCACCCTGACAAGAATGCAGAAAGACGTGAAAAGGTTCTTGGAAATATGCTGGACTTCGGATTCATAACTCAGACTCAATATGACGAAGCCATGGCTGATGATCCATACTCCAGAATTCAGGTTGTAGATTCTGAAACTGAAGACAATACAGTTAATTCATACTTTGTAGATGCTCTTACAGATGTCGTACTTGATGATCTTGTAGAAGCCGGATATACAGAAACACAGGCTTATTCACTTCTCTACAGCGGTGGTCTTAAGATCTATTCAACTATGGATCCAAAGATTCAGGGAATATGTGATGAAGTCTTCCAGGACGAATCCAACTTCCCTTCAAACACAAGTTATCTTCTTGATTATGCTCTTACCACCAAGAACGCTGCAGGAGAATATATAAACTACAGCGATGAGATGATGGAGACCTACTTCAAGCAGTCTAACAAGTCTTTTGACCTGACTTTCTCTTCTACAGAAGCTGCAGAAGAAGCTATCGAGCAGTACAAAGCAGAAGTTGTAGGCGAAGATGAAACTATCATTGATGAAAAGTATACTCTGACACCTCAGCCTCAGGTATCTCTGACTATTGAAGACCAGGCTACCGGTTATATTGTAGCTATGGAAGGTGGTAGAGGAACTAAGACAGCCAGCCGAACCCTTAACAGAGCTACAGATGTCAAGAGACAGCCCGGATCAGCCTTCAAGGTTCTTGCAGCATACGCTCCGGCTCTTGATAGTGCAGGATATACACTTGCAACAGTTATCAATGATGCTCCGTTCAATTATTCCAACGGAACACCTGTAAGAAACTGGTACAACAGTTATCGCGGACTCTCTACATTAAGATCCGGTATCCGTGATTCCATGAATGTTGTAACAGTAAAACTTATGACACTTATAACTCCGCAGCTTGGTTATGACTATCTTGTCAACAAATTCCATATTTCTACTCTTGTAGAACGTGAGGAACGCAACGGCAAGGTATACTCAGACATACAGCAGACACTGTGTCTTGGCGGTATCACATATGGTGTCAAGAATATCGAGATCAATTCTGCCTACGCTACTATCGCCAACGGCGGATATTACATTAAGCCTAAGCTTTATACCAAGATTGTGGATCATGATGGCAATGTTATCATCGATAATACATCTATAGAAGGTGAACAGGTATTAAAGGAAACAACTGCATTCCTTCTGACAAGTGCCATGCAGGATGTTGTAACATCCGGTACAGGTACTGCAGTAAACTTCGGTGGAACAGCTATAGCAGCCAAAACAGGTACTACATCTGATGAGAATGATGTATGGCTCTGCGGATTTACTAACTACTACACAGCTACTTGCTGGGCAGGCTATGATAACAACGAAGACCTCTCTACTTCTGAAGAGACACACCTTGCCAAAACTCTCTGGCGTAAGGTTATGTCGCAGATACATGAAGATCTTCCATCAGCTTCATTCTCAGTGCCAAGCGGTATAACTACAGCTACTGTATGTAAGGACTCCGGACTTCTACCTACATCAGGCCTGTGCGATGGTTCACTTGGAACTGAATACTTTGAAAATGGTACAGTTCCTACAGAAAGCTGTAACGTACATATCTATCAGACAATATGTAACTATTCAGGTCTTGCTGCAACAGATCTGTGTCCTTTCAAGGTGCAGCAGGTTGTAACTGTAATTCCTGAAGAACCGGACATATTGAAGCAATCAGCAGGAAGTGGTGCAGGCTCCTCTACCTTGGTAGATCCTAATGTACTATGTCCTCATAACGAGAGCTTCTTCGCACAGCCCAATGCACAGGAAATCCTGGTACAGCAGAATCAGGAGATAATAAACAGAAATGCCGCTGCTGCCGGTGTAGACCCGAATGCCACGGTAGATCCAAATGCAGCAGCAGATCCTAATGCAGCTACTACAGATCCAAATGCAACAGGAACAACTCCGGAACCAGCCACAACAGAGGCTACGCCTCCTACTGATGATCAACAAAACGGCGGTTGA
- a CDS encoding DUF4364 family protein encodes MASQYLTLYKIIVLYMLKRSDVELSKSQIYDFILGNEYTTFMTLQEAFGELSDQKLINEHKKRNRTFLELTEAGEEALHFFIGQMNPEIRLQIDAYLKENKIKLRNESSIIADYNKRADGQYVARLVVKEMGEDLINIELTVPTESMADRVCARWHDKSSGIYSYIADQLLNDSD; translated from the coding sequence TTGGCATCGCAGTATTTAACGTTATACAAAATAATAGTTCTGTATATGCTTAAAAGATCAGACGTAGAGCTTTCCAAGTCTCAGATATATGACTTTATACTTGGAAATGAATATACCACGTTCATGACCCTCCAGGAGGCTTTTGGAGAGCTTAGCGATCAGAAACTTATAAATGAACACAAGAAGCGTAACAGGACCTTCTTAGAGCTTACAGAGGCTGGAGAAGAGGCATTGCACTTCTTTATAGGTCAGATGAATCCTGAGATTCGTCTCCAGATAGATGCTTATCTTAAGGAAAACAAGATAAAGCTTCGTAATGAGTCATCTATAATCGCGGATTATAACAAGCGTGCAGATGGACAGTACGTTGCAAGACTCGTAGTCAAGGAGATGGGAGAAGATCTTATCAATATAGAGCTTACTGTTCCTACTGAGAGCATGGCAGATCGTGTATGCGCAAGATGGCATGACAAGAGCTCAGGCATATACTCATATATTGCTGATCAGCTCCTTAATGACTCTGACTAA
- a CDS encoding replication-associated recombination protein A, with protein sequence MDLFEYARAKTAESESPLAARMRPTTLEEVVGQQHIIGHDKLLYRAIKADKIRSIILYGPPGTGKTTLAKVIANTTKAEFMQINATIAGKKDMEDVVAKAKDNFGMYQKKTILFIDEIHRFNKGQQDYLLPFVEDGTVILIGATTENPYFEVNGALLSRSVIFELKPLSREDIAVLIKRAVYDNTKGMGSFNAVIDDDAIEFLSDMADGDARHALNAVELGIMTTDRSEDGKIHITLDVARECIQKKVARYDKDGDNHYDTISAFIKSVRGSDPDAAVYYLARMISAGEDPKFIARRMMVLASEDIGNADPQALQVAVAASLAVERLGMPEGRITLSQAASYLATAPKSNASIVAIDDAMKEVSDTGNLQIPSHLQDAHYKSASKLGHGIGYKYSHDYPNHYVKQQYLPYELNGKEFYSPTGNGYELKIRDHMRALKAAEEKRLKETEKESEKSSE encoded by the coding sequence ATGGATTTATTTGAGTATGCAAGGGCTAAGACTGCTGAGTCAGAATCGCCTCTTGCTGCACGTATGCGCCCTACAACTTTGGAAGAGGTAGTAGGACAGCAGCATATAATAGGACATGATAAGCTTTTATATCGCGCGATCAAGGCTGATAAGATAAGGTCTATCATTCTGTACGGCCCTCCCGGAACCGGCAAAACTACACTTGCCAAAGTAATAGCCAATACGACTAAGGCTGAATTTATGCAGATCAATGCTACAATTGCCGGCAAGAAGGACATGGAAGATGTTGTAGCCAAGGCCAAAGATAATTTTGGCATGTATCAGAAGAAGACCATTCTATTTATAGACGAGATACACCGTTTTAATAAAGGGCAGCAGGATTATCTCCTTCCTTTTGTAGAGGACGGGACAGTTATCCTTATAGGAGCTACAACAGAGAATCCTTACTTTGAAGTTAATGGAGCTTTGCTGTCAAGATCAGTCATCTTCGAGCTAAAGCCTTTGTCCAGAGAGGATATTGCGGTACTTATAAAACGTGCTGTATATGACAATACCAAAGGCATGGGTTCTTTTAATGCAGTGATAGATGATGATGCTATAGAATTTCTGTCAGATATGGCAGATGGGGATGCAAGACATGCCCTTAATGCGGTAGAGCTTGGTATCATGACTACAGACAGAAGTGAAGATGGCAAGATTCATATCACACTCGATGTGGCAAGAGAATGTATTCAGAAGAAAGTTGCCCGTTATGACAAGGATGGCGACAATCATTATGATACGATATCAGCTTTTATCAAGAGCGTACGAGGATCAGATCCGGATGCTGCTGTATACTATCTTGCAAGGATGATAAGCGCAGGAGAGGATCCTAAGTTTATCGCAAGACGTATGATGGTCCTTGCTTCAGAGGATATAGGCAACGCAGATCCTCAGGCTCTGCAGGTCGCAGTTGCAGCTTCACTTGCTGTAGAGAGGCTTGGAATGCCTGAAGGAAGGATAACTCTGTCTCAGGCTGCCAGCTATCTTGCAACAGCACCTAAGAGCAATGCTTCTATTGTAGCAATAGATGATGCAATGAAAGAAGTATCGGATACCGGCAATCTGCAGATCCCGTCCCATCTTCAGGATGCTCATTATAAGTCTGCATCCAAGCTTGGACATGGAATAGGATATAAGTATTCGCATGACTATCCCAATCATTATGTGAAACAGCAGTACCTTCCGTATGAGCTTAATGGCAAGGAGTTCTATTCACCCACAGGTAATGGTTATGAACTCAAGATAAGGGACCATATGAGGGCTTTGAAGGCAGCAGAAGAAAAGCGCCTTAAGGAAACTGAAAAAGAATCAGAAAAGTCATCAGAATAG
- the glmM gene encoding phosphoglucosamine mutase has product MGRYFGTDGFRGEANVGLTADHAYTVGRFLGWYYGELKRQKGDTSAPRVVIGKDTRRSSYMFEYSLVGGLVASGADAYLLHVTTTPSVAYVTRVDEFDCGVMITASHNPFYDNGIKLLNGNGEKMDEKTIGLVEDYIDGNLTAFDKKWDTIPFATKDSIGCTVDYVSGRNRYVGYLISLGLYSFKGMKVGLDCANGASWNIAKSVFDALGATTYVINDEPNGTNINNNAGSTHIEGLQKFVVEKGLDVGFAYDGDADRCLCVDEKGNVVNGDHILYVYGKYMKDKGELVNNTVVTTVMSNFGLYKAFDEAGIDYAKTAVGDKYVYEYMTENNCVIGGEQSGHIIFSKYATTGDGIMTSIKMMEVMLARKKKMSELCSPLTIYPQVLENIRVTDKTAAQNDPDVVAKVDAVAKDLGDSGRILVRESGTEPVVRVMVEAEDKETCRNYVESVIRVIKDKGYAAK; this is encoded by the coding sequence ATGGGCAGATATTTTGGTACAGATGGTTTCAGAGGAGAAGCTAACGTAGGTCTTACTGCTGATCATGCATATACAGTAGGACGTTTTCTGGGTTGGTATTACGGCGAGCTAAAGCGCCAGAAGGGAGATACTTCAGCTCCCAGAGTTGTCATCGGCAAGGATACAAGACGTTCAAGCTATATGTTTGAGTACAGCCTTGTAGGCGGACTTGTTGCTTCAGGCGCAGACGCATACCTGCTTCACGTAACAACTACTCCTTCAGTAGCCTATGTTACTAGAGTTGATGAATTTGACTGCGGAGTAATGATCACTGCCAGCCACAATCCATTTTATGATAATGGAATAAAGCTTTTAAATGGCAACGGAGAGAAGATGGATGAGAAGACCATCGGACTCGTAGAAGATTATATTGATGGTAATCTGACAGCATTTGACAAGAAGTGGGATACTATTCCTTTTGCTACCAAGGATTCCATTGGATGTACAGTTGACTATGTATCTGGAAGGAATCGTTATGTAGGATACCTTATCTCTCTTGGTCTTTATTCATTTAAGGGCATGAAGGTAGGTCTTGACTGTGCTAATGGTGCTTCCTGGAATATTGCTAAGAGCGTATTTGATGCACTTGGTGCTACAACTTATGTTATAAATGATGAACCTAACGGAACCAATATCAACAACAATGCCGGCTCTACTCACATTGAAGGCCTTCAGAAATTCGTTGTTGAGAAGGGGCTTGATGTTGGATTTGCATATGACGGCGATGCAGACAGATGTCTGTGTGTTGATGAAAAGGGCAATGTTGTAAACGGTGATCATATTCTTTATGTATACGGTAAGTATATGAAGGATAAGGGCGAGCTTGTAAATAACACAGTTGTTACAACAGTAATGTCCAACTTCGGTCTGTACAAGGCTTTTGATGAAGCTGGTATAGATTATGCCAAGACAGCAGTTGGTGATAAGTATGTATATGAATATATGACTGAGAATAACTGTGTAATAGGCGGTGAGCAGTCAGGTCACATCATCTTCAGTAAGTATGCAACAACAGGTGATGGTATCATGACATCTATTAAGATGATGGAAGTAATGCTTGCAAGGAAGAAGAAGATGTCAGAGCTTTGCTCTCCTCTTACTATCTATCCTCAGGTACTTGAGAATATCAGAGTTACTGATAAGACAGCAGCTCAGAACGATCCTGATGTTGTAGCTAAGGTTGATGCTGTAGCCAAGGATCTTGGTGACAGCGGCAGAATCCTTGTACGTGAATCAGGTACAGAGCCTGTAGTACGTGTCATGGTTGAAGCTGAGGACAAAGAGACTTGTAGGAATTATGTAGAATCCGTAATCCGAGTTATCAAGGATAAAGGATACGCTGCAAAATAA
- a CDS encoding response regulator: MSNRRLLIFDIIGTIDKQKILKHFISFICYICATIISICFVDSGIPVDLGKVTFEITFKDIPLILLTGLHGYFWGILLVYTIFIYKAISDTRYLYMMFIFTATVFAIGYMSSHRWFLKRTVALIGALITAFNLGPLWWFLVCRIRNIQLLRPMSETYALYMIGALPEALISFALLHQIFKYLPDFLKSKIPYGVYYTNKDYQTIQKSTISTHLTTLIALDCIIFSFGAAFASAFLIPSIEPDVIVPSEKAGAVSGILDVLDMSSDRAGYNNDDINNAELYDNGATFNLSNVLEPTSYNTFVYNRNGIAYNIRLIMFIMNIAIPTGIFTNYFSQKRIAAPIVRLTKATSDFVDDSYDNEVTGSEIRSDIKGEYDHNIVEKVNAIHELNIDTGNEVEGLYHSIEKTTEYLVNYVNSMRQEQKLKEDLRVATQANVAKNSFLSNMSHELRTPINVILGMDEMILREYDNDENLTLYALSIQSSGRTLLSLVNDILDFSKIEAGKMEIIPVEYDIGSMIVDLYNMISIRAQEKHLDFIIHVDPNIPNTLYGDDIRIKQCIVNILTNAVKYTNEGSVTLYIDYEEADTENITLKIRIKDTGIGMKEEEMSRLYTPFERMDEIKNRTVEGTGLGISIVQNLLKMMDSHIEVSSQYGVGSEFYFAIKQRVISNEPIGDIAQSFKKNVSSHKKYHTAFHAPDAKILVVDDTAMNLTVIVGLLKDTQITVDTASSGAQCLEMVQKCPYDIIFIDHRMPEMDGVETLHRLRNMGERNLSINAPCIALTANAIAGAREEYLEAGFSDYLSKPVDTLKLEKMLIDYLPAKYVHMFGTPEYAADIQDMKKAPVKASDENDAEYIIINGRKYPLKDLKSLGASAGIDIEVAIQNCGSPDILLKIIKDFYSSIKDKGKLIEEYAKAKDYENYTIQVHSLKSSSRLIGALKLSKDAEYLEKCGDEKNESEIVAKTPQLLALFYGYKDKLSPILNEENSDNHDNNELPLISDKELKEYKDGIRELVEAFDFDSADAAINELYENYQIPEDSKELLEKIRIMLQAVNRDGILKILQK, translated from the coding sequence ATGTCTAATAGAAGACTACTGATTTTTGACATAATAGGTACGATCGATAAGCAAAAAATACTGAAGCACTTTATCAGTTTTATTTGCTATATTTGTGCTACGATCATCTCTATCTGCTTTGTTGATTCCGGGATACCGGTAGATCTTGGCAAAGTAACCTTCGAGATCACATTCAAAGATATCCCTCTTATACTCCTTACTGGTCTTCACGGTTATTTCTGGGGAATACTTCTTGTATATACTATTTTCATCTATAAAGCGATTTCAGATACAAGATACCTTTACATGATGTTTATTTTTACTGCGACAGTTTTTGCAATAGGATATATGTCATCCCACAGATGGTTTTTAAAAAGAACTGTTGCTCTTATCGGTGCTCTTATCACTGCATTCAACCTCGGTCCTTTATGGTGGTTTCTGGTATGCAGGATCAGAAATATACAGCTTCTAAGGCCCATGTCCGAAACATATGCTCTTTATATGATCGGAGCACTGCCTGAAGCTCTTATTTCTTTTGCCTTATTGCATCAGATCTTCAAGTATCTTCCTGACTTTCTTAAATCCAAGATTCCTTACGGAGTCTACTATACCAACAAAGATTATCAGACTATCCAGAAGTCTACTATAAGTACGCATCTTACAACCCTTATAGCTCTTGACTGTATCATATTCAGTTTTGGCGCTGCTTTTGCTTCTGCATTTTTGATCCCTTCAATCGAACCGGATGTTATAGTTCCTTCCGAGAAAGCAGGGGCTGTAAGCGGAATCCTTGATGTTCTTGACATGAGCTCTGACAGAGCCGGTTATAATAATGATGATATAAACAACGCAGAATTATACGACAACGGAGCTACTTTTAATCTGTCCAATGTTCTTGAACCCACTTCTTACAACACTTTTGTATATAACAGAAATGGTATTGCCTATAATATAAGACTCATCATGTTCATCATGAACATAGCAATACCTACCGGTATATTTACAAATTATTTTTCTCAGAAAAGGATAGCCGCTCCTATTGTACGACTGACTAAAGCTACATCCGATTTCGTGGATGACTCCTATGACAACGAGGTTACAGGCTCTGAAATAAGATCTGATATAAAAGGTGAATATGACCATAACATAGTCGAAAAAGTCAACGCTATACATGAACTGAATATTGATACAGGAAACGAAGTAGAAGGTCTGTATCACAGCATTGAAAAGACCACAGAATATCTTGTGAACTATGTCAATTCAATGCGTCAGGAGCAAAAGCTAAAAGAAGACCTTAGAGTTGCTACTCAGGCCAATGTTGCCAAAAACTCTTTTCTATCAAACATGTCTCATGAGCTTAGAACGCCTATCAATGTCATCCTTGGAATGGATGAGATGATACTCAGAGAATATGACAACGATGAAAATCTGACTCTCTATGCCCTTAGCATACAGTCGTCCGGGCGAACCTTGTTGTCGCTGGTCAATGATATACTTGACTTCTCCAAGATAGAAGCCGGTAAGATGGAGATCATACCGGTCGAATATGATATTGGTTCCATGATCGTAGACCTTTATAATATGATCTCCATAAGAGCTCAGGAGAAGCACCTTGACTTTATAATACATGTGGATCCTAATATCCCCAACACTCTCTACGGTGATGATATAAGGATCAAGCAGTGTATAGTGAATATCCTAACCAACGCTGTCAAGTATACCAATGAAGGATCCGTTACCCTGTATATTGATTATGAAGAAGCTGACACTGAGAACATCACACTTAAGATCAGGATCAAAGATACAGGCATCGGCATGAAAGAAGAAGAAATGAGCCGCCTGTACACTCCTTTTGAGCGCATGGATGAGATCAAAAACCGTACAGTAGAAGGCACCGGTCTTGGAATAAGTATCGTTCAGAATCTTCTAAAGATGATGGATTCACATATTGAAGTCAGCAGCCAGTACGGTGTAGGAAGTGAATTCTATTTTGCCATAAAGCAAAGAGTCATATCAAATGAACCTATAGGTGATATAGCGCAGTCCTTTAAAAAGAATGTATCATCCCACAAGAAATACCACACCGCTTTCCATGCACCTGATGCAAAGATCCTTGTTGTTGACGATACTGCTATGAACCTGACTGTGATAGTAGGCCTGTTAAAAGATACTCAGATCACCGTTGATACAGCATCTTCGGGTGCACAGTGCCTTGAGATGGTTCAAAAGTGTCCTTATGACATAATATTTATCGACCATAGAATGCCGGAGATGGACGGCGTCGAGACACTTCACAGGCTTAGGAATATGGGAGAGCGCAACTTGTCTATTAATGCACCTTGTATAGCCCTTACCGCCAACGCCATAGCTGGAGCAAGAGAAGAATACCTTGAAGCCGGATTCTCAGATTATCTGTCAAAACCGGTTGATACTCTAAAGCTGGAAAAAATGCTTATCGACTATCTACCTGCCAAATACGTTCATATGTTCGGAACTCCTGAATATGCAGCTGATATTCAAGACATGAAAAAAGCCCCTGTCAAAGCATCAGATGAAAACGATGCTGAATATATCATAATAAACGGACGAAAATATCCACTTAAAGATTTAAAGAGTCTTGGAGCTTCTGCAGGGATCGACATTGAGGTTGCTATTCAAAACTGCGGGAGCCCTGATATATTACTAAAAATTATAAAAGATTTCTATTCATCAATTAAAGACAAAGGTAAGCTCATTGAAGAATATGCCAAGGCCAAAGACTATGAGAACTACACTATTCAGGTTCATTCTCTTAAGAGCTCATCCAGGCTTATAGGAGCTTTGAAACTTTCGAAGGATGCAGAATATCTGGAAAAATGTGGTGATGAAAAGAACGAAAGTGAGATAGTTGCAAAGACACCCCAACTTCTGGCTCTATTCTATGGATACAAAGACAAACTATCTCCTATACTAAACGAAGAAAACAGTGACAATCATGATAATAATGAACTTCCTTTGATATCAGACAAAGAACTAAAAGAATATAAAGACGGAATAAGAGAACTTGTAGAGGCATTCGATTTTGACAGCGCAGATGCTGCTATAAACGAACTATACGAAAACTATCAAATTCCTGAAGATTCCAAAGAACTACTTGAAAAAATAAGGATAATGCTTCAGGCAGTCAACCGCGACGGGATTCTTAAGATTTTGCAAAAATAA
- a CDS encoding response regulator: MEKKAILIGDSKKFMVKAVVKGLEAEGYEVIGVNPEPDLIKATTGRTPLYIMYLEDPVPGDVMEVLRELIDTDHIMLFLIGSNNEFDSAFEVIPEAKITRKFERPLNVKMLASAMNDLVVHSLLDTTSEKKRILVVDDDGVMLRTIKEWLSIKYEVYIANSGMNAITFLANNKVDLILLDYMMPVVSGPQVFAMLRNDPMTKSIPVMFLTAKSDKTSVLKVAALKPEKYLLKSMPPPELVQQINEFFEGRS, encoded by the coding sequence ATGGAAAAGAAGGCTATTCTAATAGGCGATTCCAAAAAGTTCATGGTCAAAGCTGTTGTCAAAGGGCTTGAGGCCGAAGGGTATGAAGTTATAGGCGTTAATCCTGAGCCTGACCTTATCAAAGCAACGACGGGACGTACTCCGCTTTATATAATGTATCTGGAAGATCCTGTCCCTGGCGATGTTATGGAAGTGCTTCGTGAACTCATAGACACTGATCATATCATGCTGTTCCTTATTGGCAGCAATAACGAATTCGATTCAGCCTTTGAGGTGATCCCTGAAGCTAAGATCACCCGTAAATTCGAGCGCCCTCTTAATGTCAAAATGCTTGCAAGTGCGATGAATGACCTGGTAGTTCATTCACTTCTGGATACTACTTCAGAAAAAAAGAGAATCCTGGTCGTAGATGATGACGGCGTAATGCTTAGGACCATCAAAGAATGGCTTTCAATAAAATACGAAGTATATATCGCCAATTCCGGAATGAATGCCATCACTTTCCTTGCAAATAATAAAGTGGATCTTATACTTCTTGATTATATGATGCCTGTAGTATCAGGTCCTCAGGTCTTTGCAATGCTTCGAAATGACCCTATGACCAAGAGCATACCTGTTATGTTCCTCACAGCCAAGAGTGATAAAACATCCGTACTAAAAGTAGCGGCACTTAAGCCCGAAAAATACCTGCTTAAATCAATGCCGCCACCGGAACTCGTACAACAGATCAATGAATTCTTTGAAGGAAGGTCTTAG
- a CDS encoding DUF4250 domain-containing protein: MSLENIPKDPVMLMSFLNMKLRDHYSSLEALADDMDINDQELKNILDKLQNAGFTYNNARNQFV, encoded by the coding sequence ATGTCACTTGAAAATATCCCAAAAGATCCTGTAATGCTCATGTCTTTTTTGAACATGAAGCTAAGAGACCACTATTCATCTCTGGAAGCCCTTGCAGATGATATGGACATAAATGATCAAGAGCTAAAGAATATACTAGACAAACTACAAAACGCCGGCTTCACATATAACAATGCCAGAAACCAGTTTGTGTAA